A section of the Chiloscyllium plagiosum isolate BGI_BamShark_2017 chromosome 4, ASM401019v2, whole genome shotgun sequence genome encodes:
- the LOC122548752 gene encoding netrin-G1-like, with protein sequence MCNNECDARTPELAHPPELMVDDEGRVPNTFWQSVSWRQFPEPLVVNLTLSWGKSIELTEDIVITFESGRPEQMVLEKSLDHGHTWQPYQFYAVDCLNSFGMESRRAQDLTAASVLDIICTEEYSRGYVWKLEKTVRFEIQVRFALFGGPRLSDMASLYSRLDTTKELRDFFTVTDLRLRLLRPATGPTSVDPLNLSKYFYAISNLDIRGRCRCHLHANNCILENGRLSCQCEHNTTGQDCGSCNDGFHGRPWTAGSYLPIPKGTANVCE encoded by the exons ATGTGCAATAATGAGTGTGATGCCCGTACGCCTGAGCTTGCCCACCCGCCCGAGCTGATGGTGGACGATGAGGGCCGGGTGCCCAACACCTTTTGGCAAAGTGTCTCGTGGAGGCAGTTCCCGGAGCCTCTGGTGGTCAATCTCACCCTGTCCTGGGGTAAGAGCATCGAGCTGACCGAGGACATTGTCATCACCTTTGAATCGGGCCGGCCAGAGCAGATGGTGCTGGAGAAATCTCTCGATCACGGCCACACGTGGCAGCCCTATCAGTTCTACGCTGTCGACTGCCTCAACTCCTTTGGCATGGAGTCACGGAGAGCCCAGGATCTCACCGCTGCCTCCGTCCTGGACATTATCTGCACCGAGGAGTATTCCAGGGGCTAcgtgtggaagctggagaagacGGTGCGTTTCGAGATCCAAGTGCGGTTCGCCCTGTTCGGGGGACCCCGGCTCAGTGATATGGCCTCCTTGTACAGCCGCCTGGACACTACCAAGGAGCTGAGGGACTTCTTCACCGTGACTGACCTGAGGCTGCGCCTCCTCCGGCCTGCCACTGGCCCCACCAGCGTCGACCCCCTGAACCTCTCCAAATACTTCTATGCCATCTCCAACCTGGACATCCGGGGCAG GTGTAGGTGCCATCTTCACGCCAACAACTGTATCCTGGAGAATGGGAGGCTGAGCTGTCAGTGTGAGCACAACACCACGGGCCAGGACTGTGGCAGCTGCAACGACGGTTTCCATGGGCGGCCTTGGACTGCAGGCTCCTACCTCCCAATCCCCAAAGGCACGGCCAATGTCTGTGAGTAA
- the mterf3 gene encoding transcription termination factor 3, mitochondrial, giving the protein MSSLCHRICYRWSSLRIIGLVWSSKQEIKVVPVASYSLQSRFGLDARQCLLTQKLWMLKRSDLSSSASSLPPSKEDGNGYRFTESCILLNTGHNYGKTELPCVVKDVQSGELDVPPHSPFDELSEEEALQIEASPSLPPTSFTLCDYVDQSETLTKLVLLGVDLSKLERRPNVANMLLRLDFNRDVKERLLFLKDIGVDDHLLGAFLTSNPFILTEDVENLRMRIQYLQSKKFSKEAISRMVSGAPYLLNFSVERLDNRLAFYQRELRLNVQKTRDLVTRLPKLLTGSLEPVKENLKVCRIELGFRDNEIQHMVISVPKLLLASKKKLTRLFDYLHNTMGIPHHLITKFPQVFNAKFLRIKDRHLFLEHLGRAQYDPTQPNYVSLDKLVATPDEVFCVEIAKGTLLDFEAFQKTL; this is encoded by the exons ATGTCTTCACTGTGCCACCGCATTTGTTACCGATGGTCTTCATTGAGAATTATTGGTCTAGTTTGGTCTTCAAAGCAAGAAATAAAAGTGGTACCTGTAGCATCCTATAGTCTTCAAAGTCGCTTTGGTTTAGATGCACGTCAATGCCTTTTGACTCAAAAACTCTGGATGTTGAAAAGGTCTGACTTGAGTTCTTCAGCATCAAGTTTGCCACCAAGTAAAGAAGATGGCAATGGATACCGGTTCACAGAAAGCTGTATTTTGCTAAACACAGGTCATAACTATGGCAAAACAGAACTGCCTTGTGTGGTGAAAGATGTACAATCTGGTG AATTAGATGTTCCACCTCATTCTCCATTTGATGAATTATCTGAAGAAGAGGCTTTGCAAATTGAAGCAAGTCCTTCACTCCCTCCTACCTCATTTACCTTGTGTGACTATGTTGACCAGTCAGAGACGCTAACCAAGCTGGTCCTTCTAG GTGTAGATCTGTCTAAACTAGAAAGGCGACCAAATGTGGCCAATATGCTATTAAGACTGGATTTTAACAGAGATGTAAAAGAGAGACTTCTGTTCCTAAAGGATATAGGAGTAGATGATCATTTGCTTGGAGCATTCCTCACCAGCAACCCCTTCATTCTGACTGAGGATGTGGAGAATCTACGGATGAG aATACAGTACTTGCAATcaaagaaattcagcaaagaagcCATTTCAAGGATGGTGTCAGGAGCCCCTTATTTGCTAAACTTCAGTGTGGAAAGACTGGACAATAGGCTGGCATTCTACCAGAGAGAACTGAGATTAAATGTGCAAAAG ACACGTGATCTGGTCACCCGTCTCCCCAAATTGTTAACTGGCAGCTTGGAACCAgttaaagaaaatctgaaa GTTTGTCGGATTGAATTGGGATTTCGTGATAATGAAATCCAACACATGGTAATCAGCGTCCCCAAACTCCTCCTGGCTAGTAAGAAAAAATTGACTAGATTGTTTGATTACTTACACAATACCATGGGAATCCCCCACCACCTGATTACAAAATTTCCTCAG GTTTTTAATGCAAAATTTCTGAGAATAAAAGACAGACATCTGTTTCTTGAACACTTGGGACGAGCGCAATATGATCCAACTCAGCCGAACTACGTCTCACTGGATAAGTTGGTTGCAACACCTGATGAAGTATTCTGCGTGGAGATAGCAAAAGGCACATTGCTGGACTTTGAGGCATTCCAAAAAACACTTTAA